From one Gossypium hirsutum isolate 1008001.06 chromosome D08, Gossypium_hirsutum_v2.1, whole genome shotgun sequence genomic stretch:
- the LOC107912641 gene encoding uncharacterized protein — protein MSAFHVSKLIITSQASATYPKFPPFSVFRKSLSFPHSVSQCQRKIATFVSSKSSEAGELPTAEDEWLSRLPDKNKPLYSHSLPCIEAWLRSLGFYQSREDRAVWLIEKPDWHAQLSLDVTDLYIRYLKSGPGNLERDVERRFSYALSREDIENAILGGP, from the exons atgtctGCTTTTCATGTCTCAAAGTTAATCATTACTTCGCAAGCCTCAGCAACTTATCCAAAATTCCCCCCTTtttctgttttcagaaaatctCTATCATTCCCTCACTCTGTTTCTCAGTGCCAAAGGAAAATTGCAACCTTTGTTTCTTCAAAATCATCAGAAGCTGGGGAGTTGCCGACCGCTGAAGATGAGTGGCTCAGCAGACTCCCGGATAAGAACAAGCCACTTTACTCTCACAGCTTGCCTTGCATTGAAGCATGGCTTAGGAGCTTAGGGTTTTATCAAAGCAGAGAGGACCGTGCTGTTTGGTTGATTGAAAAACCTGATTGGCATGCCCAGCTATCTCTTGATGTCACTGATCTTTATATAAG GTACTTGAAGAGTGGACCTGGGAATCTCGAAAGAGACGTGGAAAGGAGATTTAGTTACGCACTGAGTAGAGAGGATATTGAAAATGCAATACTTGGGGGACCATAA